One segment of Desulfosudis oleivorans Hxd3 DNA contains the following:
- the lspA gene encoding signal peptidase II, whose amino-acid sequence MTAKYQMLAIITLVTVIADQATKQVILATMALHETIEVIPGFFSLTHIHNPGGAFGFMAGQPQGVRAVLFLVVSTLAAAFVLYLYKTTPRTLPWLLGALALIFGGAVGNLIDRIRFGVVVDFLDFYVKGLHWPAFNVADSAITVGMTVLVFHILFKKVPF is encoded by the coding sequence TTGACGGCAAAATACCAAATGCTGGCCATCATCACCCTTGTCACGGTGATCGCCGACCAGGCGACCAAGCAGGTGATCCTGGCGACCATGGCCCTGCATGAAACCATTGAGGTGATTCCCGGATTTTTCAGCCTGACCCATATTCACAATCCGGGCGGGGCCTTCGGGTTCATGGCCGGTCAGCCCCAGGGTGTCCGGGCCGTGCTCTTTCTGGTGGTCTCGACCCTGGCGGCGGCATTTGTGCTCTACCTTTACAAGACCACGCCCCGGACCCTTCCCTGGCTGCTGGGAGCCCTGGCCCTGATCTTTGGCGGGGCCGTGGGCAACCTGATCGACCGCATCCGGTTCGGCGTGGTGGTGGACTTTCTCGACTTTTACGTAAAGGGCCTTCACTGGCCCGCCTTTAACGTGGCGGACAGCGCCATCACCGTGGGCATGACCGTGCTGGTGTTTCACATTCTCTTTAAAAAGGTGCCGTTCTGA
- the ileS gene encoding isoleucine--tRNA ligase translates to MDYKKTLNLPTTDFPMKASLVQREPLQIKAWEEADLYRAIQDEARDKKPFVLHDGPPYANGHIHIGTALNKILKDFVTRSKRMAGFRVAYVPGWDCHGLPIEHNVDKELGPRKKEVSLLEKRGICRQYAQKFISIQREEFKRLGVMGEWENPYLTMNFAYEAIIARECCNCAINKSLFRHKKPIYWCCSCNTALAEAEIEYADERSPSIFVKFPATEDLARLIPETAGKPTAVVIWTTTPWTLPANLAVALHPELEYVAIETKEHGVLILAAELVKQCMEIFGISEYTALKTFPGTLLDRTKVRHPFYDRDSLVINANHVTLEAGTGCVHTAPGHGAEDYEAALAYGLEIYSPVDDNGRFIDKVEQFAGKFVFDADADIIAAMKQNGALIAQKKFTHSYPHCWRCKKPVIFRATPQWFVSMDNTGLREKSLKEIDAVTWIPAWGRERIYNMIAHRPDWCVSRQRSWGVPITVFFCKDCGAVIMNEAIRDRIFALFTEHGADIWFDTDMKDLLGDDARCPACSSKELVKETDILDVWFDSGVSHAAVLEQRQDLGWPADLYLEGSDQHRGWFHSSLLTAVGTRGRAPYKSVLTHGFVVDGNGKKMSKSMGNVIAPDAIIKKYGAEILRLWVAASDYREDIRISDPIVNQLSDAYKKVRNTSRFMLANLYDFSPEKDAVDYSDLPELDRFALLCFGRLAEKLRTAYDTYEFHVVYHRLYNYCTLDLSAFYLDIVKDRLYTSLPGSKERRSAQTVMYTLVEGIARLMAPILPFTAEEVWKFLPAAARPVSIHMASLPEADPLWDDKQLAQKWERILHVRGEVTKALEEARAKKQIGHPLDARVIIIAEKSLAKLLRSLDDDLRAILIVSDVVVDEESGAGPSESPAPKGVRVMVEQAPGTKCERCWVYDTSVGDYTDHPTACKRCVSVLKKL, encoded by the coding sequence ATGGATTATAAAAAGACGTTAAACCTGCCGACCACTGACTTTCCCATGAAGGCGTCCCTGGTCCAGCGGGAACCCTTGCAGATAAAGGCCTGGGAAGAGGCCGATCTCTATCGCGCCATTCAGGACGAGGCCCGGGACAAAAAACCCTTTGTCCTGCATGACGGCCCGCCCTATGCCAACGGCCATATTCACATCGGCACGGCCTTAAACAAGATTCTCAAGGACTTTGTCACCCGAAGCAAGCGAATGGCCGGTTTTCGCGTGGCTTATGTGCCGGGCTGGGACTGCCACGGCCTGCCCATCGAGCACAACGTGGACAAGGAGCTGGGGCCTCGGAAAAAGGAGGTGTCCCTGCTGGAAAAACGGGGCATCTGCCGGCAGTATGCCCAAAAGTTTATCTCCATTCAGCGGGAGGAGTTCAAGCGGCTGGGCGTGATGGGCGAATGGGAGAACCCCTACCTGACCATGAACTTTGCATACGAGGCCATCATCGCCCGTGAGTGCTGCAACTGCGCCATCAACAAGAGCCTGTTCCGCCACAAGAAGCCCATCTACTGGTGCTGCAGCTGCAACACGGCCCTGGCCGAGGCGGAGATCGAATACGCCGATGAACGCTCGCCCTCCATTTTCGTCAAGTTTCCGGCCACCGAAGACCTGGCCCGCCTGATCCCGGAAACAGCGGGCAAGCCCACGGCCGTGGTCATCTGGACCACCACGCCCTGGACCCTGCCGGCCAACTTGGCCGTTGCCCTTCACCCGGAGCTGGAATACGTGGCCATCGAGACAAAGGAGCACGGCGTGCTGATCCTGGCCGCCGAGCTGGTCAAACAGTGCATGGAGATTTTCGGCATTTCCGAATACACGGCCCTGAAAACCTTTCCAGGCACCCTGCTGGACAGGACAAAGGTGCGCCACCCCTTTTACGACCGGGACTCCCTGGTGATCAACGCCAACCATGTCACCCTGGAGGCAGGCACCGGGTGCGTGCACACGGCTCCGGGCCACGGCGCCGAAGACTACGAGGCGGCCCTGGCCTACGGCCTGGAGATTTACTCCCCGGTGGATGACAACGGCCGGTTTATCGACAAGGTGGAGCAGTTCGCCGGAAAGTTCGTGTTTGATGCCGACGCGGACATCATCGCCGCCATGAAGCAAAACGGCGCCCTGATCGCGCAGAAAAAATTCACCCACTCCTATCCTCACTGCTGGCGGTGCAAAAAACCGGTGATCTTCCGGGCCACGCCCCAATGGTTTGTCTCCATGGACAACACCGGGCTGCGGGAAAAATCGTTAAAAGAGATCGACGCGGTGACCTGGATACCGGCCTGGGGCCGGGAACGGATTTACAACATGATCGCCCATCGGCCGGACTGGTGCGTCTCCCGGCAGCGCTCCTGGGGCGTTCCCATTACCGTGTTTTTCTGCAAAGACTGCGGCGCCGTGATCATGAACGAGGCCATTCGGGACAGAATATTTGCGCTGTTTACGGAACACGGGGCCGACATCTGGTTCGACACCGATATGAAGGATCTGCTGGGCGACGACGCCCGCTGCCCGGCGTGCAGCAGCAAAGAACTGGTCAAGGAGACCGACATCCTGGACGTCTGGTTCGACTCGGGCGTCAGCCACGCCGCTGTTCTGGAACAGCGTCAAGACCTGGGATGGCCCGCCGATCTCTACCTGGAGGGAAGCGACCAGCACCGGGGATGGTTTCACAGCTCCCTGCTAACGGCCGTGGGCACCCGGGGCCGGGCCCCCTATAAATCGGTGCTGACCCACGGGTTCGTGGTGGACGGCAACGGCAAGAAGATGTCCAAGTCCATGGGCAATGTAATCGCGCCGGATGCCATTATCAAAAAATACGGCGCGGAGATCCTGCGGCTGTGGGTGGCGGCATCAGACTACCGGGAAGACATTCGAATTTCCGACCCCATTGTGAACCAGCTCAGTGACGCCTACAAAAAGGTCCGCAACACCAGCCGGTTCATGCTGGCCAACCTGTACGACTTTTCGCCGGAAAAGGACGCGGTCGATTACAGCGATCTGCCCGAGCTCGACCGGTTTGCCCTTCTTTGCTTCGGCCGGCTGGCGGAAAAGCTGCGCACCGCCTACGACACCTACGAATTTCACGTGGTCTACCACCGGCTCTACAACTACTGCACCCTGGACCTGTCGGCCTTTTATCTGGACATTGTCAAGGACCGGCTCTACACCTCCCTGCCCGGCTCAAAGGAGCGGCGCAGCGCCCAGACCGTCATGTACACCCTGGTGGAGGGCATCGCCCGGCTCATGGCCCCGATCTTGCCTTTTACCGCGGAAGAGGTGTGGAAATTTCTGCCCGCGGCGGCTCGCCCGGTCAGCATTCACATGGCCTCCCTTCCCGAAGCGGACCCGCTGTGGGACGACAAGCAGCTGGCCCAGAAATGGGAACGCATTCTGCACGTGCGGGGCGAAGTGACCAAGGCCCTGGAAGAGGCCCGGGCAAAAAAACAGATCGGCCATCCCCTGGATGCAAGGGTCATCATTATCGCGGAAAAAAGCCTGGCCAAACTCCTGCGCTCCCTTGACGACGACCTGCGGGCCATCCTCATCGTTTCAGACGTGGTAGTGGATGAGGAAAGCGGCGCCGGCCCGTCGGAAAGCCCGGCGCCCAAGGGCGTGCGGGTGATGGTGGAGCAGGCCCCGGGCACCAAGTGCGAACGGTGCTGGGTCTACGACACATCGGTGGGAGACTACACGGATCACCCCACAGCCTGCAAGCGGTGCGTGTCGGTGCTGAAAAAACTGTGA
- the rsmG gene encoding 16S rRNA (guanine(527)-N(7))-methyltransferase RsmG codes for MSGPMTFLPSDGSPDSEQWRSRVREGAQALGIAVTDRHLESFSLHAEELARWNRTVNLTAITDPAESAEKHFLDSIVPATFIPPDGTLLDIGTGAGFPGIPLKVVFPSLDLTLLDSALKRVTFLLQVLRLLGLERTIVLHRRMEQMERPPAARPFDTIICRAFTALPAFVAAALPLLSEKGQLIAMKGGGYKKELDTLKHQSFSGPAGEPAFASDRFDIRIHEYHLPFSKARRALIILKKQRPPGV; via the coding sequence ATGTCCGGGCCAATGACCTTTCTGCCGTCCGATGGTTCTCCTGATTCGGAACAGTGGCGCAGCCGGGTGCGGGAAGGGGCACAGGCCCTGGGGATTGCGGTAACCGACCGTCACCTGGAGTCTTTCTCTCTTCACGCCGAAGAGCTGGCCCGGTGGAACCGGACCGTCAACCTCACGGCCATCACAGATCCGGCCGAATCGGCGGAAAAACATTTTCTGGATTCCATTGTTCCGGCCACCTTTATCCCCCCGGACGGCACTTTACTGGACATCGGGACCGGGGCCGGGTTTCCCGGTATTCCCCTTAAGGTGGTGTTTCCCTCTCTGGATCTGACCCTGCTGGATTCGGCCCTCAAGCGGGTGACCTTTCTTTTGCAGGTGTTGCGGCTGCTGGGTCTTGAGCGGACAATCGTTCTGCACCGGCGAATGGAGCAGATGGAACGGCCGCCGGCGGCCCGGCCCTTTGACACCATCATCTGCCGGGCCTTTACCGCCCTGCCCGCCTTTGTGGCAGCGGCCCTGCCCCTGCTCAGCGAAAAGGGACAACTGATCGCCATGAAGGGAGGCGGCTACAAAAAAGAGCTGGATACCCTGAAACACCAGTCATTCAGCGGTCCTGCCGGTGAACCGGCGTTCGCCTCCGACCGCTTTGACATCCGTATTCACGAATACCACCTTCCCTTTTCAAAGGCCCGGCGCGCCCTGATCATTCTGAAAAAACAGCGGCCCCCCGGTGTTTAA
- a CDS encoding GNAT family N-acetyltransferase produces the protein MDYVNWLDTHCAAKVVDAEAAISHIRSGDRVFIGTGCGEPQHLIKTMVKDETIQDIMVYQMLSSTFAQFVNDPSFLRRFFLKLFFISRDMRKAAFDGKIDYIPAYLSQIPSLFANKNIGLDVALIQVSPPDNFGFCSLGVSVDITRSGTENADLVIAQVNPHMPMTYGDGFIHVDDIDYLVLHEEPLVVGFRESKENEVAQRIGHYVSQLIPDGATLQIGFGQLPNSILDHLGNKNDLGLHTQLITDGMIPLFENKVITNRKKTLLKGRAVASLCMGSAELYRYVDKNPAFMFLSSDYVNAPTVIARNDRLVSISSALEVDLTGQVCSDSMGYLFYSGIGDQVDFLRGSAMSRGGFSIIALPSTAQNGAVSRIVSHLSEGAGVATTRGDIHFVVTEYGIAELHGKSIYQRTIELAQIAHPKFREELVEVAKKHHYIFPDQLSPAQEDLLFLETYKSTLTLKDGRVVEFRPLLPSDEFSYRNFYYSLKKETIYYRFFHKKRIFSHEMLQKQWAVVDYRKNMSLIGLVRQKGRKEFMAIGSYAQSDEKDTAEVAFVVREDFQNMGITSYLLEALEQIAKENDYKRFSATVLAENTAMLHIFKKHYKNAVLSRNGNEVTVIMDFEE, from the coding sequence ATGGACTATGTAAACTGGCTTGATACCCACTGCGCCGCAAAAGTCGTTGATGCCGAGGCTGCCATATCCCATATCCGCAGCGGGGACCGGGTCTTTATCGGCACCGGCTGCGGCGAGCCCCAGCACCTGATCAAGACCATGGTCAAGGATGAAACCATCCAGGACATCATGGTCTACCAGATGCTGTCGTCCACCTTTGCTCAATTTGTCAACGATCCCTCTTTTCTGCGGCGCTTTTTTCTCAAGCTCTTTTTTATCAGCCGGGACATGCGGAAAGCGGCTTTTGACGGAAAAATTGATTACATTCCCGCCTACCTGTCCCAGATTCCCTCCCTGTTTGCCAACAAAAACATCGGCCTGGACGTGGCCCTGATCCAGGTGAGCCCACCGGACAACTTCGGTTTCTGCAGCCTGGGCGTATCGGTTGACATCACCCGGTCTGGAACGGAAAACGCGGACCTGGTCATCGCCCAGGTCAACCCGCACATGCCCATGACCTACGGCGACGGGTTTATTCACGTGGATGACATCGACTACCTGGTGCTTCACGAAGAGCCCCTGGTGGTGGGATTCCGGGAGTCAAAAGAGAACGAAGTGGCCCAGCGGATCGGCCACTATGTTTCCCAGCTGATTCCCGACGGCGCCACGTTACAGATCGGGTTCGGCCAGCTGCCCAACTCCATTCTCGATCACCTGGGCAACAAGAACGACCTGGGCCTGCACACCCAGCTCATCACCGACGGCATGATTCCGCTGTTTGAAAACAAGGTGATCACCAACCGGAAAAAAACCCTGCTCAAGGGCCGGGCCGTGGCCTCCCTGTGCATGGGGTCGGCCGAGCTTTACCGCTACGTGGACAAAAACCCGGCCTTCATGTTCCTGTCGTCGGATTATGTAAACGCTCCCACGGTGATCGCCCGCAACGACCGGCTGGTCTCCATCAGCTCGGCCCTGGAAGTGGACCTCACCGGCCAGGTCTGTTCCGACTCCATGGGATACCTTTTCTACAGTGGCATCGGCGACCAGGTCGATTTCCTGCGGGGCAGCGCCATGTCCAGGGGTGGATTTTCCATCATTGCCCTGCCCTCTACGGCCCAGAACGGCGCGGTCTCCCGTATCGTCTCTCACTTAAGCGAAGGCGCGGGCGTGGCCACCACCCGCGGTGATATCCATTTTGTTGTCACGGAATACGGCATTGCCGAACTTCACGGCAAAAGCATCTACCAGCGTACCATTGAGCTGGCCCAGATCGCCCACCCCAAGTTCAGGGAGGAGCTGGTCGAGGTCGCCAAGAAACATCACTATATTTTCCCGGACCAGCTCTCTCCGGCCCAGGAGGACCTGCTGTTTCTGGAAACTTACAAAAGCACCCTCACCCTGAAAGACGGACGGGTGGTGGAGTTCCGGCCCCTGCTGCCGTCGGATGAGTTCTCCTATCGCAACTTCTATTACTCGCTGAAAAAAGAGACCATCTACTACCGGTTTTTTCACAAGAAGCGCATCTTTTCCCACGAGATGCTCCAGAAGCAGTGGGCCGTGGTGGATTACCGGAAGAACATGTCTCTCATCGGGCTGGTCCGACAAAAGGGCCGCAAGGAGTTCATGGCCATCGGCTCCTATGCCCAGTCCGACGAAAAAGACACCGCCGAGGTGGCCTTCGTGGTGCGGGAGGATTTCCAGAACATGGGCATCACCTCCTACCTGCTGGAGGCCCTTGAACAGATCGCAAAGGAAAACGACTATAAGCGGTTCAGCGCCACGGTGCTAGCCGAAAACACCGCCATGCTTCACATCTTCAAGAAACACTACAAAAACGCCGTACTCTCCCGCAACGGCAACGAAGTCACGGTAATCATGGACTTCGAGGAGTAA
- a CDS encoding lipocalin-like domain-containing protein, with the protein MIYQKRVLTTGAGRWMALLFLWCVVTLAGCAGNRVPIDTAYPTRPMSLPADLAAHDGAETEWWYYTGHLEDAEGGRYGFELTFFKRRIDNDKPWGIPVGWIDDTALMAHFSVTCEETAEFVQDGRTWFSNKNIYARTDRYEVAYKDWKAGGDMERHTLTARTKDTAIDLSATPVKPPVLHGTDGIVPKGENRANYYMSFTRLALAGTLVFKGKEIPVTGTAWFDHEFGYMGTTAVSGWDWFSLQMEDATEYMLYALRLKDGTIDPVSHAFRIDPEGKSENLPLSDLDITVLSRWKSPHNGAVYPSAWRIVADPWGLDVIVIPTVADQEFRYHDIVYWEGSCGVYGEPANGRAYVELVGYCPWKAMADLLEE; encoded by the coding sequence ATGATCTACCAGAAAAGGGTTTTGACGACAGGCGCAGGGCGCTGGATGGCCCTGCTTTTTTTATGGTGCGTGGTGACGCTGGCCGGATGTGCCGGCAACCGGGTGCCCATTGACACCGCCTATCCCACCAGGCCCATGTCGCTGCCGGCCGACCTGGCGGCCCATGACGGGGCTGAAACCGAATGGTGGTATTATACCGGCCACCTGGAAGATGCCGAAGGCGGCCGTTACGGGTTTGAGCTGACCTTTTTCAAGCGCCGCATCGACAATGACAAGCCCTGGGGCATTCCCGTGGGATGGATCGACGACACGGCCCTGATGGCCCATTTTTCCGTGACCTGTGAAGAGACCGCCGAGTTTGTTCAGGACGGCCGGACCTGGTTTTCCAACAAAAATATTTATGCCCGGACCGATCGGTACGAGGTGGCCTATAAGGACTGGAAGGCCGGAGGCGACATGGAACGGCACACGCTGACGGCCCGGACAAAAGATACCGCCATCGACCTTTCGGCCACTCCCGTCAAGCCGCCGGTGCTGCACGGCACGGACGGCATTGTGCCCAAGGGAGAGAACCGGGCCAATTACTACATGTCTTTTACCCGGCTGGCTCTGGCGGGTACCCTGGTCTTTAAAGGCAAAGAGATTCCTGTTACCGGCACTGCCTGGTTTGATCACGAGTTCGGTTACATGGGCACCACCGCGGTTTCCGGATGGGACTGGTTTTCCCTTCAGATGGAGGACGCCACCGAGTACATGCTCTACGCGCTTCGTCTTAAGGACGGCACCATCGATCCGGTAAGCCATGCCTTTCGCATCGACCCTGAGGGAAAGTCGGAAAACCTGCCCCTGTCCGACCTTGATATCACGGTTCTTTCCAGGTGGAAAAGCCCCCACAACGGGGCCGTCTATCCGTCGGCATGGCGCATCGTGGCCGATCCCTGGGGCCTTGATGTGATCGTGATTCCAACGGTGGCCGACCAGGAGTTCCGGTATCATGACATCGTCTACTGGGAGGGAAGCTGCGGCGTATATGGCGAGCCGGCCAATGGCCGGGCCTATGTGGAACTGGTGGGCTACTGCCCCTGGAAGGCCATGGCCGACCTGCTGGAGGAGTAG
- a CDS encoding CsgG/HfaB family protein, whose translation MRRTSSIVAMALLALCLAVSGCAPKISGAVKDDSSRTGIKDELAPTGGYTGPKLRVGVVNFQNKTPSRVLGIGEAAADILGTILQKTDRFIIIPQQDMSSILNQQSMGASGVIDPTTAAKMGKVLGLNAIVTGAITAYSEAEEGQDLLIYQKKKQIARVTVDYRIVDTTTGIQIMADSGQGEYAKSTGGALGLGSRSTYDADLRDGALRDALTKAMVNMLKQLEETDWNGRIAEVKGQTVYVNAGKKTGLKVGDILVVQELGDMIYDPQTRVAIGYAPGRIKGELMVTAFFGNDGSVAMVRSGTGFRVNDLVKMK comes from the coding sequence ATGAGACGCACATCTTCAATCGTTGCGATGGCCCTGCTGGCCCTCTGTCTGGCAGTCAGCGGATGCGCCCCGAAAATTTCCGGCGCGGTCAAGGACGACTCCTCCCGCACGGGCATCAAGGACGAGCTGGCGCCCACAGGCGGCTACACCGGGCCCAAGCTGCGGGTGGGTGTGGTTAATTTCCAGAACAAGACCCCTTCCCGGGTCCTGGGCATCGGCGAGGCGGCGGCTGACATTCTGGGCACCATTCTGCAGAAAACCGATCGGTTTATTATCATTCCTCAGCAGGACATGTCTTCGATCCTGAATCAGCAGTCCATGGGCGCTTCAGGGGTGATTGACCCCACCACCGCGGCCAAAATGGGCAAGGTGCTGGGCCTCAACGCCATTGTCACCGGCGCCATCACCGCTTATTCCGAGGCGGAAGAGGGACAGGACCTGCTGATCTATCAGAAGAAAAAACAGATCGCCCGGGTCACGGTGGACTATCGTATCGTGGACACCACCACCGGCATTCAGATCATGGCTGATTCTGGCCAGGGCGAATATGCCAAGTCAACCGGCGGCGCGCTGGGACTGGGCTCCAGGTCCACTTATGACGCGGACCTGCGGGACGGGGCACTGCGGGACGCCCTGACCAAGGCCATGGTCAACATGCTCAAACAGTTGGAAGAGACCGACTGGAACGGCCGCATCGCCGAGGTCAAGGGACAGACCGTCTACGTCAATGCCGGGAAGAAGACCGGACTCAAGGTGGGCGACATCCTGGTGGTCCAGGAACTGGGCGACATGATCTATGATCCCCAGACACGGGTCGCCATCGGTTACGCGCCGGGCCGGATCAAGGGTGAACTGATGGTCACCGCCTTTTTCGGCAACGACGGCTCCGTGGCCATGGTCCGCTCCGGCACGGGCTTCAGAGTCAATGACCTGGTGAAAATGAAATAG
- a CDS encoding GNA1162 family protein, giving the protein MRRLFLLAGLLGLALFAGCLPALIPPNPANPIQTVAVLPLVNNTTDVGAPQMVREKLAAAIASRHYAVMPIADTDRILRDRLGVTLGGQLDTAPLDALRRELQVDGLVYGTLMDFSEKTTGLYNEKKVRARFHMVETATGRTVWENGLGVKTEEKMSGTAGLIADIASDVSDSKDQEVPWITLASNTTEEEDARKVFALNMAIKLLSKATGTHLAYETGEMLKRVLETLPAGPGGTAAFSALVSDLTLPPIVLPPCPAVGHMDLGKKNFTAVMMTTWEGRTDNESFSWEIPIAKAGRKIRMDVDYAKAFPDMPPGAVQPMIMIHREDKKATYALYPDKKEYIECSETGDRTFQKPKMTIEKVGTEKIDDHPTEKFKMRVTLTDGSIHEGFIWNATDLGNMTIKTRMEQKEGIHTTLLKNIRLKTPPSSLFDVPPDYTRTEHAIVPAAGR; this is encoded by the coding sequence ATGAGACGTTTGTTTTTACTTGCCGGGCTGTTGGGACTCGCCCTGTTTGCCGGGTGCCTGCCGGCCCTGATCCCGCCCAACCCCGCCAACCCGATACAGACCGTGGCCGTTCTGCCCCTGGTCAACAACACCACTGATGTGGGGGCACCCCAGATGGTCCGTGAAAAACTGGCGGCAGCCATTGCCTCCCGCCACTACGCCGTCATGCCGATTGCCGATACAGACCGGATCCTGCGGGACCGCCTGGGCGTCACCCTGGGCGGCCAGCTGGACACGGCCCCCCTGGATGCGCTGCGCCGGGAACTCCAGGTAGACGGCCTGGTCTACGGCACACTGATGGATTTTTCCGAAAAAACCACCGGGCTTTACAATGAAAAAAAGGTGCGGGCCAGGTTTCACATGGTGGAGACAGCCACCGGCCGAACGGTTTGGGAAAACGGCCTGGGCGTGAAAACCGAGGAGAAGATGTCCGGCACCGCCGGCCTGATCGCCGATATCGCCTCTGACGTATCCGACAGCAAGGACCAGGAGGTGCCCTGGATTACCCTGGCCAGCAACACCACCGAAGAGGAGGACGCGCGCAAGGTATTTGCTCTCAACATGGCCATCAAGCTGCTTTCCAAGGCCACCGGCACCCACCTGGCCTATGAAACCGGGGAGATGCTGAAGCGTGTCCTGGAAACCCTTCCCGCGGGTCCGGGGGGCACAGCTGCCTTTTCCGCCCTTGTTTCCGATCTGACACTTCCGCCCATCGTTCTGCCGCCCTGCCCGGCTGTCGGCCACATGGACCTGGGAAAGAAAAATTTTACCGCCGTGATGATGACCACATGGGAAGGCAGGACGGACAATGAATCCTTTTCATGGGAAATACCCATTGCCAAGGCCGGCCGGAAAATCCGCATGGACGTGGACTATGCCAAGGCGTTTCCGGATATGCCGCCAGGGGCTGTACAACCCATGATCATGATTCACCGGGAAGACAAAAAGGCCACTTATGCCCTCTACCCGGACAAAAAAGAGTATATTGAATGTTCCGAAACCGGGGACAGGACCTTTCAGAAACCGAAAATGACAATTGAAAAGGTCGGCACCGAAAAAATTGACGACCACCCCACGGAAAAGTTTAAAATGCGTGTCACCCTGACAGACGGCAGCATCCATGAAGGTTTTATATGGAACGCCACCGACCTGGGCAACATGACCATCAAGACCCGCATGGAACAGAAAGAAGGTATCCACACCACCCTGCTGAAAAACATCCGGCTCAAGACGCCGCCTTCCTCCCTGTTTGATGTGCCGCCGGACTACACTCGTACGGAACACGCCATTGTACCGGCGGCGGGACGGTAA
- a CDS encoding flagellar assembly protein T N-terminal domain-containing protein, whose amino-acid sequence MKRTVQTISIGVLLLALTLLASAGAWAQEEIHTVTAEGVAVITDGNMASARDGAVNDALRRAVEQAVGTMVSAETVAENYTVLSDRVYSKTAGYVKNYEVLSEMPETQLYRVTVKAEVSKADIQNDLSALGLLMARKNMPRVMIMVAEQNIGQTTYAYWWDRSMTTQTDMTITENTLMEKLSGKGFNVVDHTVADRTVELSSAYKIADLTNDAMQKVGQLYGAEVVIYGKAYAKLRGSVLGTAMQSAMANISLRVVNTDNGAVLATTTANAAAAHPDEMTAGANALKNVTEQAADQIITQIVERWSNEVSGAGLIQVTVTGNVTYSRLVGLKDTIQAQVRGVRAIHQRSFEGQKALLDVEFSGSAQEFADGVSRADFNGFAVTVSGATQNSVTLKVTDSATTF is encoded by the coding sequence GTGAAACGCACGGTTCAGACAATATCTATCGGTGTGCTGCTGCTGGCCTTGACATTGCTGGCGTCGGCCGGCGCTTGGGCCCAGGAAGAGATTCATACCGTTACCGCCGAAGGGGTGGCCGTGATCACCGACGGCAACATGGCCTCGGCCAGGGACGGCGCCGTCAACGACGCGCTGCGCCGGGCCGTGGAGCAGGCCGTTGGCACCATGGTCTCCGCGGAAACCGTGGCGGAAAACTACACGGTGTTAAGCGACCGGGTCTATTCCAAAACCGCCGGGTATGTGAAAAATTACGAGGTGCTGTCGGAGATGCCGGAGACCCAGCTTTACCGGGTAACGGTCAAGGCCGAAGTCTCAAAGGCGGATATTCAGAATGATCTGTCGGCCCTGGGCCTGCTGATGGCCAGAAAGAACATGCCCCGCGTCATGATCATGGTGGCCGAGCAGAACATCGGCCAGACCACTTATGCCTACTGGTGGGACCGCAGCATGACCACCCAGACCGACATGACCATCACGGAAAACACCCTGATGGAAAAACTCTCGGGAAAGGGGTTCAACGTGGTGGACCATACCGTAGCGGACAGAACCGTTGAACTTTCCAGTGCCTATAAAATCGCGGACCTGACCAATGACGCCATGCAAAAGGTTGGGCAGCTCTATGGCGCCGAGGTGGTGATCTACGGAAAGGCCTATGCCAAGCTGCGGGGCTCGGTACTGGGCACGGCCATGCAGTCGGCCATGGCCAATATCTCCCTGCGGGTCGTCAACACCGATAACGGCGCGGTGCTGGCCACCACCACGGCCAATGCCGCGGCGGCCCATCCCGATGAGATGACCGCCGGCGCCAATGCCCTGAAAAACGTTACCGAACAGGCGGCAGATCAAATCATCACCCAGATTGTGGAACGCTGGAGCAACGAGGTGAGCGGCGCCGGCCTGATCCAGGTCACGGTGACCGGGAATGTGACCTACAGCCGTCTGGTGGGCCTGAAAGACACCATTCAGGCCCAGGTCCGGGGCGTACGGGCCATTCACCAGCGCAGCTTCGAAGGACAAAAAGCCCTGCTTGATGTGGAATTTTCAGGTTCGGCCCAGGAGTTTGCCGACGGTGTCTCCCGGGCCGACTTTAATGGATTCGCTGTGACCGTAAGCGGCGCCACCCAGAACAGCGTCACCCTGAAAGTGACCGACAGCGCCACTACATTCTAG